Proteins from a genomic interval of Niabella soli DSM 19437:
- the metF gene encoding methylenetetrahydrofolate reductase [NAD(P)H], protein MKVIDHIKNAKDTLVSFEILPPLKGKGIEALYDHLDPLMGFKPAFINVTYHRSEHIFKRNPDGSFKKVEVRKRPGTESICAAIMNKYNVDTVPHLICGGFSINETEDALINLNYLGIDNVLVLRGDAAKSETAFIPQPDGHKYANELLKQVVGLNNGIYLEEDLKSSRKTDFCIGVAGYPEKHFEAPNMETDLNYLKEKVAAGADYIVTQMFFDNAKYYAFVAACRNAGITVPIIPGLKPVYSIKQLNILPKTFHIDLPTDLSKEMMKCKTNEDVEKVGEEWLLMQSKDLKKNGVPVLHYYTLGRPQIVANVVKEVF, encoded by the coding sequence ATGAAGGTTATAGACCATATAAAGAATGCAAAGGATACCCTGGTTTCATTTGAGATCCTGCCCCCGCTGAAGGGTAAAGGAATTGAAGCCCTGTATGATCACCTGGACCCGTTGATGGGGTTTAAGCCGGCGTTTATAAACGTTACCTATCATCGCAGCGAGCATATTTTTAAAAGGAACCCTGACGGAAGTTTTAAAAAGGTAGAAGTGCGCAAACGTCCCGGCACGGAAAGTATCTGCGCCGCCATTATGAATAAATACAATGTGGATACTGTTCCGCATCTGATTTGCGGGGGATTCAGCATTAATGAAACAGAAGATGCCCTTATCAATTTAAATTACCTGGGCATCGACAATGTGCTGGTATTGCGCGGGGATGCAGCTAAGAGTGAAACAGCCTTTATTCCCCAGCCGGACGGTCATAAATATGCCAACGAGTTATTAAAACAGGTAGTAGGCCTGAACAATGGCATTTACCTGGAAGAAGATCTGAAAAGCAGCCGGAAAACGGACTTCTGTATTGGCGTGGCCGGATACCCCGAAAAACATTTTGAAGCGCCCAATATGGAAACCGACTTAAATTATCTGAAAGAAAAAGTAGCCGCCGGCGCTGATTATATTGTAACGCAGATGTTTTTTGACAATGCCAAATATTATGCGTTCGTAGCGGCCTGCCGGAACGCGGGGATCACCGTTCCGATCATCCCGGGGTTAAAGCCGGTTTACAGCATAAAACAACTGAATATACTCCCCAAAACCTTTCATATCGACCTGCCAACAGATCTTTCAAAGGAAATGATGAAATGTAAAACCAACGAAGATGTTGAAAAAGTAGGCGAGGAGTGGTTGTTAATGCAATCAAAAGACCTGAAGAAAAATGGTGTTCCGGTATTGCATTATTATACACTGGGACGGCCGCAGATCGTGGCCAACGTGGTAAAGGAAGTATTTTAA